One window from the genome of Desulforamulus ruminis DSM 2154 encodes:
- a CDS encoding respiratory nitrate reductase subunit gamma has product MTYFVLQILPYISVAVFVIGILYRLGRWASGRIVHNITLTPAPTTQAGAMLDIATEAVFFRSMFKSDKALWVGAWFMHIALFFIIGGHVMGIGLLGRQFAYIGLTSVEMSEQLSNLFGTSFGILILIGLLYLLYRRMAINEVKQVSAPSDYAHLLLLIAIVSVGNFMRFVPEWGIHYEPVRDYVASLLFFNPITPDMEVMHKPMFVLHLFLVQVLMIIFPFSKLLHVFGMFAHRWIINRPYVEPANGMPGAAVGGTGHAVSGGHSASGGVQ; this is encoded by the coding sequence GTGACCTATTTTGTTTTACAAATACTTCCTTATATCTCTGTGGCGGTCTTTGTCATTGGGATTCTTTATCGACTGGGAAGATGGGCCAGCGGGCGGATTGTGCACAACATTACACTGACCCCTGCTCCGACCACCCAGGCGGGCGCCATGCTGGACATTGCTACAGAAGCGGTATTTTTCCGCAGTATGTTTAAAAGTGACAAAGCCCTGTGGGTCGGTGCATGGTTTATGCACATTGCCCTGTTCTTTATTATCGGTGGACACGTTATGGGCATCGGCTTGCTGGGCAGGCAGTTTGCATATATCGGTCTTACCTCGGTGGAGATGAGTGAACAGCTATCTAACTTATTTGGTACGTCCTTTGGCATTTTGATTTTAATTGGACTGTTATATTTACTGTACCGCCGGATGGCCATCAATGAAGTGAAGCAGGTCTCCGCTCCCAGCGATTATGCACATCTGCTGTTACTGATCGCCATTGTTTCCGTAGGTAACTTTATGCGCTTTGTTCCCGAGTGGGGCATTCATTACGAGCCTGTTCGGGATTATGTAGCCAGCTTACTCTTTTTTAATCCCATAACTCCCGATATGGAAGTTATGCATAAACCCATGTTTGTGCTTCACTTATTCCTGGTTCAAGTTTTGATGATTATTTTCCCCTTCAGTAAACTGCTGCATGTGTTTGGCATGTTTGCTCACCGCTGGATTATTAATCGTCCTTACGTTGAACCTGCCAATGGAATGCCCGGCGCTGCCGTGGGCGGTACCGGTCATGCCGTATCCGGCGGACATTCCGCTTCAGGGGGGGTGCAATAA
- a CDS encoding (Fe-S)-binding protein, whose product MPLTESGLKQPVKASAADMLKIHINPVPDDQKVETAIKHLNELGQKFRSLMLTFESCTKCGLCAENCHTYLGTRDPYNIPTNRADLLRKVWKRYFTPEGKFLGGFIGAKDLELEDIEKMFSYFYQCNECRRCAMVCPFGLDTCEVTMAGRQLLHWLGMVPKLQASVGAAMAKTGNHTGLPKMGLIDTNEFLEEEIMEETGVDIKIPVDKPNSDILYIPSSADFLLNPNTMMGAAKFFHYLGINWTMSSEIAEAGNFGLLFDQRATLRANCMRVIDEALKLGCKKIVWGECGHGWRAGKMYLPGMLDRPGRIPIVHLHDEVSYYIEQGALKLHKEVNDRPVTLHDPCNFGRACNLCDRLRVVMNASVSNFVEMTPNRERNFCCGGGSAILFDDPEMYDLRIKFSAKKAEQVRATGVDKDGNGILCAPCSICKAQLYPMVEEHKLGVEVKGLIDLVGLALYPPINK is encoded by the coding sequence ATGCCGTTAACTGAATCTGGATTAAAGCAGCCTGTTAAAGCCAGTGCTGCGGATATGTTGAAAATTCACATCAATCCCGTTCCTGATGACCAGAAGGTGGAGACCGCCATCAAGCATCTTAATGAACTGGGACAGAAATTCCGCTCTCTGATGCTGACTTTTGAGTCCTGTACAAAGTGCGGCCTGTGCGCTGAAAACTGTCACACCTATTTAGGCACCAGAGACCCCTATAACATTCCTACCAACCGTGCTGATTTGCTGCGCAAGGTATGGAAGCGGTATTTCACCCCGGAAGGCAAGTTTTTGGGCGGTTTCATCGGCGCCAAGGATTTGGAATTGGAAGACATTGAGAAAATGTTTTCCTACTTCTATCAGTGCAATGAGTGCCGCCGCTGCGCGATGGTTTGCCCCTTTGGTCTGGATACCTGTGAGGTAACCATGGCCGGACGCCAGTTGCTGCATTGGCTGGGCATGGTGCCCAAGCTGCAGGCTTCGGTGGGCGCCGCCATGGCTAAAACCGGCAACCATACCGGGCTGCCCAAGATGGGTCTGATTGATACCAATGAGTTCCTGGAAGAAGAAATCATGGAAGAGACCGGCGTAGACATCAAGATTCCGGTGGACAAACCGAATTCCGACATTTTGTATATTCCCTCTTCCGCGGATTTTCTGCTGAATCCCAACACCATGATGGGCGCGGCCAAATTCTTCCACTACCTGGGCATCAACTGGACCATGAGCAGTGAGATTGCCGAAGCCGGTAACTTTGGTTTGCTCTTTGATCAGCGTGCAACCCTGCGGGCCAACTGCATGCGCGTTATTGACGAGGCGCTGAAGCTGGGCTGCAAGAAGATTGTCTGGGGCGAGTGCGGCCACGGCTGGCGCGCCGGAAAGATGTATCTGCCCGGAATGCTGGACCGTCCCGGCCGGATTCCCATTGTGCACCTTCATGACGAGGTGTCCTACTATATTGAACAAGGTGCGCTAAAACTGCACAAGGAAGTAAACGACAGGCCGGTTACGCTGCATGATCCCTGTAACTTTGGCCGGGCGTGCAACCTTTGCGACCGCCTGCGCGTTGTTATGAACGCCAGTGTAAGTAATTTTGTGGAAATGACTCCCAACCGCGAGCGCAATTTCTGCTGCGGTGGTGGATCCGCCATTTTGTTTGACGATCCTGAAATGTATGATTTGAGAATTAAGTTTTCTGCCAAGAAAGCCGAGCAGGTCCGGGCAACCGGTGTTGACAAGGACGGCAACGGAATTCTTTGCGCTCCCTGTTCCATTTGTAAAGCCCAGCTTTATCCGATGGTGGAGGAGCATAAGCTTGGCGTAGAGGTGAAAGGCTTGATCGATTTGGTTGGCCTGGCCCTTTATCCGCCGATCAATAAATAG
- a CDS encoding TusE/DsrC/DsvC family sulfur relay protein, whose translation MAFIEVAGQQIEVDEDGFLLNPDTWTEDVAKYFSKEEGIDELTEDHWKVIKYLRDYFFQFGIAPMVRKLCKDTGFSLKGIYELFPTGPAKGACKLAGLPKPTGCV comes from the coding sequence ATGGCATTTATTGAAGTTGCTGGCCAGCAAATCGAAGTTGATGAGGACGGTTTCTTATTAAACCCCGACACTTGGACCGAGGATGTAGCAAAATATTTTTCCAAAGAAGAAGGTATTGATGAATTAACCGAAGATCACTGGAAAGTGATTAAATACCTGCGTGACTATTTCTTCCAGTTCGGGATTGCTCCCATGGTCCGTAAGCTGTGCAAAGACACCGGCTTTAGCCTGAAAGGCATTTATGAACTGTTCCCTACCGGCCCTGCTAAGGGTGCCTGCAAACTGGCTGGTCTTCCTAAGCCTACCGGTTGCGTATAA
- a CDS encoding 4Fe-4S binding protein encodes MYMISINADKCEGCGECVDACPAGILGMVDAKAEVTGAETDCMGCETCVVTCPNEACSLQEL; translated from the coding sequence ATGTATATGATTTCAATTAACGCCGATAAATGCGAAGGCTGCGGCGAATGCGTTGACGCCTGTCCCGCCGGTATTCTTGGTATGGTTGACGCCAAGGCTGAAGTAACCGGTGCCGAGACGGACTGCATGGGCTGTGAAACCTGTGTTGTAACCTGTCCCAACGAAGCCTGTTCCCTGCAAGAACTTTAG